A genomic stretch from Marinobacter fonticola includes:
- a CDS encoding UvrD-helicase domain-containing protein: MSMFRPTPEQKSAIDYDYTMVITACPGSGKTAVMKEKIRKITPNLPSHKGVIAITFTKKASQELKHRCNENAHDTKQSFFGTIDSFCVKELIMPFLSRLWGGKPADCTIVKRLESPYSHFIKEEYRSPTATDIVNDDGFRRIYEAGVLWMNSFAALALLILNSSESARRYVKARYSHVFIDEYQDSSLAQHELFIKLLDLGLVGAAVGDISQSIYEFRGGNPALLRALVDDTDRFKHFEITINHRCHPSIINYASRVLDSDFRLIDSDEIRVFRRVVKGSLKDAGSVISGWLSDWLNKGSWGIEKASDVAILAKRENSLKLLMQGLDLDYRVYFDSPLDAIGTECSALYSRLLAFKFGAIPTVQDLIDDQFEFVGQKGVSIPALRKKIIGLRAIEDVDRILTEFNDLSVLLDMESDERIKDAVRDILANETIRKQFMAVDDNELQVMTLHKSKGLEFKLVFHFDLEEWSFPFRQFVQGDWDNPVYPNLSQDENLHYVGITRAENFCCLIRVTLRQNAQGNFVQSQPSYFLSLPQLEGFYS; this comes from the coding sequence ATGAGTATGTTTAGGCCAACTCCAGAACAAAAAAGCGCGATCGATTACGATTACACCATGGTTATCACTGCTTGTCCAGGAAGCGGAAAGACAGCTGTGATGAAGGAGAAAATTCGGAAAATCACCCCTAATCTTCCTAGCCATAAAGGGGTTATAGCAATCACCTTTACGAAAAAGGCGAGCCAAGAGTTAAAGCACCGATGCAATGAGAATGCCCATGACACTAAGCAAAGCTTTTTCGGAACAATTGATAGTTTTTGCGTTAAAGAGTTGATAATGCCCTTTCTTTCTAGGTTATGGGGTGGAAAACCTGCTGACTGCACAATAGTAAAAAGGTTGGAAAGCCCTTATTCGCATTTTATTAAAGAAGAGTATCGGTCGCCAACGGCTACTGACATTGTCAATGATGATGGGTTTAGGAGAATATATGAAGCTGGTGTGTTATGGATGAATTCTTTTGCTGCCTTAGCGCTACTGATTTTAAATAGCTCGGAATCCGCTAGGAGGTACGTCAAGGCTCGATACTCCCACGTTTTTATAGATGAATATCAAGATTCCTCCTTAGCCCAACACGAACTTTTTATTAAACTTTTAGATCTAGGTCTCGTTGGCGCTGCTGTTGGCGATATTTCGCAATCGATTTATGAATTTAGAGGTGGAAATCCCGCTTTGTTGAGGGCGCTAGTTGATGATACTGATAGATTTAAACACTTTGAGATAACAATTAATCATCGCTGCCATCCATCTATAATAAATTACGCTTCCAGAGTTCTAGATTCTGATTTTAGACTAATTGATTCTGATGAAATTCGTGTTTTCAGAAGAGTGGTAAAGGGGAGCTTGAAGGATGCTGGGAGCGTTATATCAGGATGGCTTTCGGATTGGTTAAATAAGGGCAGTTGGGGTATAGAAAAGGCATCAGATGTTGCGATATTAGCAAAGCGAGAAAATTCGTTAAAGTTGTTGATGCAAGGGCTGGATCTCGATTATCGGGTCTATTTTGATAGCCCGCTCGATGCGATTGGCACCGAGTGTTCTGCTTTATATTCTAGGCTACTTGCATTCAAGTTTGGGGCGATTCCGACTGTTCAAGATTTAATAGACGATCAATTCGAGTTTGTTGGTCAAAAGGGAGTGTCAATTCCTGCTCTAAGGAAAAAAATAATTGGCCTGCGAGCAATTGAGGATGTTGATCGAATCCTTACAGAATTTAATGATTTAAGTGTGTTGCTAGACATGGAGTCCGACGAACGTATAAAGGATGCCGTGCGCGATATCTTAGCGAACGAAACGATTAGAAAACAGTTTATGGCAGTAGATGATAACGAATTACAGGTAATGACGCTGCACAAATCGAAGGGATTGGAATTCAAGCTCGTATTTCATTTTGATCTTGAGGAGTGGTCGTTCCCCTTCAGACAGTTTGTTCAAGGTGATTGGGACAACCCTGTTTATCCTAACTTAAGTCAAGATGAGAATTTGCACTACGTTGGTATAACTCGTGCAGAAAATTTTTGCTGTCTCATTCGAGTCACCTTGAGACAGAATGCACAAGGGAACTTCGTACAATCTCAGCCATCTTACTTTTTAAGTCTGCCCCAACTAGAAGGTTTTTATTCCTAA
- a CDS encoding type VI secretion system PAAR protein has product MAGRKIVLLGDLGTDHEGFPPTPVILGSPDVLMDGKPVARVGDPLAMHSKPKHPPHPRAIAAGEPSVLINGIPVAVTGSAITCGGVTIGSGRVMRVRSI; this is encoded by the coding sequence ATGGCTGGAAGAAAGATCGTATTGCTTGGTGATCTGGGTACGGATCACGAAGGTTTCCCACCGACACCTGTTATTTTAGGTTCCCCCGATGTGCTTATGGATGGCAAGCCGGTTGCCCGTGTTGGCGATCCGTTAGCGATGCACTCGAAACCTAAACACCCGCCGCACCCGCGAGCCATCGCTGCCGGCGAACCGTCTGTTTTGATCAACGGTATCCCTGTAGCTGTCACAGGCAGCGCGATTACATGCGGTGGCGTCACCATCGGTAGTGGCAGAGTGATGAGGGTCAGATCGATTTAA
- a CDS encoding type VI secretion system PAAR protein, translated as MAGRKIVLLGDLGTDHEGFPPTPVISGSPDVLMDGKPVARVGDPLAMHSKPKHSPHPRAIADGEPSVLINGIPVAVTGSAITCGGVTIGSGSGVAGGGASGGPSGTSGVVTSAVASSPAPAKVAANTTAAGTSAASGPATSSAPSPAVLPNAYSQTRPHSEADPSQTTQSQARSEDASKNPSKELSEPGFHVVREPMGKIELLRTLYGDASAKPEHFDRLNPQLGSRVLPGEMIVLGDPNAHECTSEEARLMDVAASVNQEIHELTEAEARFLSDNYAFLEFMVSSGSAGMGAGAFAISQQLNSIKASLTELEELHRRTYTRYGQLNHEAFYSERRSIFRKLDFALGKVARSGLSLDGDASLKRALGLSSKSLVHHWKSAGVGDIPGYSTHFSKLARAAKWSSRMGYAGIGLGFAGATLAVKQACTFGSDEDCKRAYFNEFGRFGGSTFGGWVGGAGGVYVCIALAGATGVGGVACALIVGGSASVGGGKLGGDAGQYVGGDIIHELIVE; from the coding sequence ATGGCTGGAAGGAAAATCGTATTGCTTGGTGATCTAGGCACGGATCACGAAGGTTTCCCACCGACGCCTGTGATTTCAGGTTCCCCCGATGTTCTTATGGATGGCAAACCGGTAGCCCGTGTGGGCGACCCGTTAGCGATGCACTCGAAACCCAAGCATTCACCGCACCCGCGAGCAATCGCCGATGGTGAACCGTCAGTTTTGATCAACGGTATCCCAGTAGCCGTAACGGGAAGCGCTATTACATGCGGCGGCGTCACCATCGGTAGTGGCAGCGGCGTCGCCGGCGGCGGTGCATCAGGAGGACCGTCAGGCACTTCAGGTGTTGTAACCAGTGCGGTAGCCTCTTCACCTGCACCTGCAAAGGTGGCAGCAAATACAACTGCTGCAGGGACAAGCGCCGCCTCTGGTCCTGCTACGTCATCTGCACCTTCCCCTGCGGTTTTACCCAACGCCTATTCTCAGACGCGCCCGCATAGTGAAGCCGACCCTTCTCAGACAACGCAGTCACAAGCCCGATCAGAAGACGCAAGTAAAAATCCTTCGAAGGAACTATCGGAGCCTGGCTTTCACGTCGTCAGGGAGCCGATGGGTAAAATCGAGCTTTTGCGGACACTGTACGGCGACGCTTCTGCCAAACCTGAGCATTTTGATCGGCTCAACCCACAGTTAGGCAGCCGCGTGCTTCCCGGTGAAATGATCGTTCTGGGCGACCCCAATGCACACGAGTGCACTAGTGAGGAAGCGCGCCTCATGGACGTAGCCGCAAGCGTCAACCAGGAAATCCACGAGCTCACCGAAGCTGAGGCTCGGTTCCTGTCGGATAACTACGCCTTTCTCGAATTCATGGTCTCGTCCGGCTCTGCGGGGATGGGGGCGGGAGCTTTTGCGATCAGTCAGCAGCTCAATAGTATTAAGGCTTCGCTCACAGAGTTGGAGGAGCTTCATCGGCGTACTTACACCCGATATGGCCAGCTGAACCACGAAGCCTTTTATAGCGAACGCCGCAGCATTTTCCGGAAACTGGATTTCGCCCTGGGCAAAGTCGCGCGAAGTGGTCTTTCGCTTGACGGTGACGCCAGCCTCAAGCGCGCCCTGGGTTTGTCTTCCAAGAGTCTCGTTCACCATTGGAAATCAGCTGGTGTAGGCGATATCCCAGGTTATAGCACGCACTTCAGCAAGCTGGCCCGAGCCGCAAAGTGGAGCAGTCGGATGGGGTATGCAGGCATTGGTTTAGGATTCGCTGGCGCGACCTTGGCGGTAAAGCAAGCTTGCACCTTTGGCTCGGATGAGGACTGTAAGAGAGCGTACTTTAACGAATTTGGGCGCTTCGGAGGAAGTACGTTTGGTGGTTGGGTTGGTGGTGCCGGGGGAGTATACGTATGTATCGCATTAGCTGGTGCTACCGGCGTTGGCGGGGTGGCATGCGCGTTGATTGTGGGCGGCTCCGCATCCGTCGGTGGTGGCAAATTAGGTGGTGACGCCGGTCAATATGTTGGTGGGGACATTATTCATGAACTCATTGTTGAGTAA
- a CDS encoding IS1182 family transposase produces MPRFKHYNYDQDAMVVVNYREQLQPGTFEHAVHYLIEHKLDLSVFHPKYRNEDTGRLAYDPAILLKIILFAYSKGITSSREMQWCCETNIIFKALSCDTVPHFTTLAKFVSGHADEIEDLFEQVLLVCHEQGLLGNELFAIDGCKMSSNASKEWSGTFKELSQKRDKLRRLVRHHLREHYARDEAETEAELDRDIRRAKTILSLDEAMTKVDRFLKTNRPRMGRGKRSKEVKSNLTDNESAKMTTGKGTIQGYNGVATVDKKHQIVIDAQAFGEGQEHHTLQPVLEQVEARFRKLGIAKNIYQQGTIVTADTGFANEANMQYLHERQINGYIPDNKFRSRDPKFQNQKDKYGKRHQDLPATGWKNTIPASAFQFDPVNLTCICPAGESLRYHGTKLDQNGQSRAYFQGRLLQCRHCPKKHQCMQNPEAANDRKGKGRQVSFTLETKRLPNYTDWMKHRVDSPRGKEIYSHRMSVVEPVFGNIGTTKRLNRFSLRGKRKVQGQWQLYCLVHNIEKLANYGQLAA; encoded by the coding sequence ATGCCCCGCTTCAAGCACTACAACTACGACCAGGACGCCATGGTCGTCGTCAACTACCGCGAACAGCTCCAGCCCGGCACCTTCGAACATGCAGTGCACTACCTGATCGAACACAAGCTGGACCTGTCGGTGTTCCACCCCAAGTACCGCAACGAAGACACCGGACGGTTAGCCTACGATCCCGCTATCCTGCTGAAGATCATCCTGTTCGCCTATTCCAAGGGCATCACCTCCAGCCGCGAGATGCAGTGGTGCTGCGAGACCAACATCATCTTCAAGGCCCTGTCCTGCGATACGGTGCCGCACTTCACTACGCTGGCGAAGTTCGTCAGCGGCCATGCCGATGAGATCGAAGACCTGTTCGAGCAGGTACTGCTGGTGTGTCACGAACAGGGCCTGTTGGGCAACGAACTCTTCGCCATCGACGGGTGCAAGATGTCCTCCAACGCCAGCAAAGAGTGGTCCGGCACCTTCAAGGAACTGAGCCAGAAGCGGGATAAATTACGACGCCTGGTCCGCCATCACCTGCGGGAACACTACGCGCGGGACGAGGCGGAGACCGAAGCCGAACTGGACCGGGACATCCGCCGGGCCAAGACCATTCTCTCGCTGGATGAAGCCATGACCAAAGTGGACCGCTTCCTAAAGACGAACCGCCCAAGGATGGGCCGGGGGAAGCGAAGCAAGGAAGTGAAGAGCAACCTGACCGATAACGAAAGCGCCAAGATGACCACCGGCAAGGGCACCATCCAGGGCTATAACGGCGTAGCTACGGTGGACAAGAAGCACCAGATCGTCATCGATGCTCAAGCCTTCGGCGAAGGCCAGGAGCACCACACCCTGCAACCGGTTCTGGAACAGGTGGAGGCCCGCTTCCGAAAGCTGGGCATCGCCAAAAACATCTACCAGCAAGGCACCATCGTTACCGCCGACACCGGCTTCGCCAACGAAGCCAACATGCAGTACCTGCACGAACGCCAGATCAACGGCTATATCCCGGACAACAAGTTCCGTAGCCGGGATCCGAAGTTCCAGAACCAGAAAGACAAGTACGGCAAGCGCCACCAAGACCTGCCTGCCACAGGGTGGAAGAACACCATCCCGGCCAGCGCATTCCAGTTCGACCCGGTGAACCTCACCTGTATCTGCCCCGCAGGCGAATCCCTGCGATACCACGGCACCAAGCTCGACCAGAACGGCCAGAGCCGAGCCTACTTCCAGGGCCGTTTACTGCAGTGCCGACATTGCCCGAAGAAACACCAGTGCATGCAGAATCCGGAGGCGGCCAACGACCGGAAAGGTAAAGGCCGGCAAGTCTCCTTCACGCTCGAGACCAAGCGCCTGCCGAACTACACGGACTGGATGAAACACCGCGTGGACAGTCCGCGAGGCAAGGAGATTTACAGCCATCGAATGTCGGTGGTGGAGCCGGTGTTCGGCAATATCGGCACCACCAAACGGCTGAACCGCTTCAGTCTGCGGGGTAAGCGTAAGGTGCAGGGCCAGTGGCAGCTTTACTGCTTGGTTCATAACATCGAGAAGCTGGCCAATTATGGGCAGTTGGCGGCCTGA
- a CDS encoding GatB/YqeY domain-containing protein: MADTSLKEHISDSVKDAMRSKDKIRLGTLRMVQSAIKQIEIDERRELDDNDVLKVLDKMLKQRRDSISQYEDACREELADKERAEMVVIQEFMPAALTEDELDGMIRQAIETTGAEDMKDMGSVIGKLRPQVLGRVDMSHVSDKVRAALATEDEEPE, translated from the coding sequence ATGGCTGATACATCGCTCAAGGAGCACATCAGCGATTCCGTCAAGGACGCGATGCGTAGCAAGGATAAGATACGGCTCGGCACCCTGCGCATGGTCCAGTCTGCGATCAAACAAATCGAAATCGATGAGCGTCGCGAACTCGACGACAACGACGTACTCAAAGTATTGGACAAAATGCTCAAGCAGCGGCGTGACTCCATCAGTCAGTACGAAGATGCTTGCCGTGAAGAACTAGCGGACAAGGAAAGGGCTGAAATGGTCGTCATCCAGGAATTCATGCCTGCCGCACTGACAGAGGATGAGCTCGACGGCATGATTCGCCAGGCCATCGAGACAACCGGCGCCGAGGATATGAAAGACATGGGCAGCGTTATTGGCAAACTGCGCCCCCAGGTACTCGGGCGCGTAGATATGAGCCATGTCAGCGATAAGGTCCGGGCGGCACTGGCCACCGAGGACGAAGAGCCAGAGTAG
- a CDS encoding zinc-dependent alcohol dehydrogenase: MKAVVFHDIGDIRLDDVAEPSLQESTDAIVRITTSAICGTDLHFIRGTVPGMRPGTILGHEAVGVIEEVGQNVRNFRPGDRVVIPSTIACGYCSYCRSGYYAQCDNINPHGKQGGTSFYGGPEPTGAFDGLQAEKARIPFAAVNLFKLPDEVTDDQAILLSDIFPTAYFGAELADIKPGHSVAVFGCGPVGIFAIISAQMMDAGRVFAIDDRPDRLDAARDQGAEIVNFSEENPVDKIRELTGGIGVDCAIDAVGVDAECPHGQSAEDFTRERDQVAPEQRPQDDLWKPGRAPSQSLRWATEALAKAGTLSIIGVYPPTDTTFPIGLAMNRNLTVRMGNCNHRKYIPRLIEYVKSGSVDITQVLKQEEPMHAVLDAYGEFDTRQPGWLKVSVKP, translated from the coding sequence ATGAAGGCCGTTGTTTTTCACGATATTGGCGATATTCGCCTGGACGATGTGGCGGAGCCGAGCCTGCAGGAGTCCACAGACGCCATTGTTCGTATTACCACCAGCGCAATTTGCGGAACCGACCTTCACTTTATTCGCGGTACCGTCCCGGGCATGCGTCCGGGAACCATCCTCGGTCATGAGGCGGTGGGGGTTATCGAAGAAGTTGGTCAGAATGTGCGTAATTTCAGGCCGGGTGATCGCGTGGTGATTCCGTCCACGATCGCCTGTGGTTACTGTAGTTATTGCCGCTCCGGATACTACGCCCAATGTGACAACATCAACCCCCACGGTAAGCAGGGCGGCACTTCGTTCTACGGTGGCCCCGAACCGACCGGCGCCTTCGATGGCCTTCAAGCCGAAAAGGCACGCATACCTTTTGCAGCGGTGAACCTCTTCAAGTTGCCGGACGAGGTCACAGACGATCAGGCCATCCTGCTATCGGATATTTTTCCGACGGCTTATTTCGGCGCCGAGCTTGCCGACATCAAACCGGGACACAGCGTAGCCGTATTTGGCTGCGGTCCGGTTGGTATCTTTGCCATTATCTCCGCTCAGATGATGGATGCAGGTCGAGTTTTCGCGATTGACGACCGTCCTGACCGCTTGGACGCAGCACGGGATCAGGGCGCCGAGATCGTCAACTTCTCGGAAGAAAATCCGGTGGACAAGATTCGCGAGCTGACAGGCGGAATCGGTGTTGATTGCGCTATTGATGCCGTCGGGGTGGATGCAGAGTGTCCGCACGGACAGTCCGCAGAAGATTTTACCCGAGAGCGAGATCAGGTGGCGCCCGAGCAGCGCCCACAAGATGATCTCTGGAAGCCGGGTAGGGCGCCGTCACAATCCTTGCGCTGGGCTACAGAGGCGTTGGCTAAGGCCGGGACGCTCTCAATTATTGGCGTTTACCCGCCAACGGATACGACGTTTCCAATCGGCTTGGCGATGAATCGTAATCTCACTGTCCGGATGGGTAACTGCAACCATCGCAAGTACATCCCCCGGTTAATCGAGTACGTCAAGTCAGGTTCGGTGGATATCACGCAGGTACTTAAGCAGGAGGAGCCTATGCATGCCGTGTTGGATGCCTACGGCGAGTTCGATACCCGTCAGCCTGGGTGGTTAAAGGTATCCGTCAAACCCTGA
- a CDS encoding SRPBCC family protein — translation MKNPARKLPVRMSAGRQGASPQQVIRCAAMLGGTLTAFIGCRRGGLLGSLLAGIGIAIFSDSAKQHAVTARKASLAGRQNRTVHLESSVNINRPPEDVYAFWKDFVRLPEVMSFVDDIKATDTGYTHWVAKGPLGTSVEWFSEVVEDEPGKRLIWRSLNGSDIDNWGNVAFHQDAGSGTNLIVNLNFEPLGGVAGSAVGHFLEGIENSVLTENLLQLKTYLETGEIPTSQS, via the coding sequence ATGAAAAATCCAGCAAGGAAATTACCCGTACGCATGTCCGCTGGCCGACAAGGCGCATCCCCTCAACAGGTGATCAGATGTGCAGCCATGCTCGGTGGCACCCTTACGGCCTTCATAGGGTGCCGGCGCGGCGGACTGCTCGGCAGCCTACTTGCCGGTATCGGTATCGCGATATTCTCGGATTCGGCGAAGCAGCATGCCGTTACCGCCAGAAAGGCCTCTTTGGCTGGACGACAAAATCGCACGGTACATCTGGAAAGCTCAGTCAACATTAACCGTCCGCCCGAAGACGTCTACGCCTTCTGGAAAGACTTCGTGCGTCTTCCTGAAGTCATGAGCTTTGTCGACGATATCAAGGCCACCGACACCGGATACACCCACTGGGTCGCGAAAGGCCCACTCGGCACCTCCGTGGAATGGTTCTCCGAAGTCGTTGAGGATGAACCCGGCAAGCGTTTGATTTGGCGCTCGCTGAATGGGTCGGACATTGACAACTGGGGTAACGTGGCCTTCCACCAAGACGCAGGAAGCGGCACCAACCTGATCGTCAATCTCAATTTCGAGCCACTTGGCGGTGTCGCAGGTTCAGCCGTCGGGCATTTCCTGGAGGGGATCGAGAACTCGGTCTTGACCGAAAATCTTCTTCAGCTGAAAACTTACCTCGAGACCGGAGAGATTCCTACTAGCCAATCTTAG
- a CDS encoding DUF192 domain-containing protein, with translation MRAQTRIYSLALAGLLMGLAACRATGENVAPLDTVNLCAKTDTNVYPIVAELAQTSEQRRKGLMGRETLGDNQGMLFVYDRPRSPDATFWMYRTLIPLDIAYLSKDGEIRAIREMRPCESEEASQCPSYKAGVDHQHALEMPQGFFQQRNIGTNDHIMRLDKNQKCELPPN, from the coding sequence ATGAGGGCGCAAACACGGATCTATTCGCTGGCATTGGCCGGGTTGCTGATGGGACTTGCCGCCTGCCGGGCCACCGGTGAAAACGTGGCGCCGCTGGATACCGTCAACCTCTGCGCCAAGACTGACACCAACGTCTACCCTATCGTTGCCGAGCTAGCACAGACCTCGGAGCAGCGGCGCAAAGGCCTTATGGGACGCGAGACGCTTGGCGATAACCAGGGCATGCTTTTCGTCTACGACAGGCCACGCTCGCCGGATGCGACTTTCTGGATGTACCGCACGTTAATACCACTGGATATTGCCTATCTCAGCAAAGATGGCGAGATTCGCGCCATTCGCGAGATGCGGCCTTGCGAATCGGAAGAGGCCAGCCAATGTCCGAGCTACAAAGCTGGCGTCGACCACCAGCACGCTCTGGAAATGCCCCAGGGCTTCTTTCAGCAGCGGAACATCGGCACCAACGACCACATCATGCGGCTGGACAAAAACCAGAAGTGCGAACTACCGCCGAACTGA
- a CDS encoding ABC transporter permease, translated as MNIHGIRAIYKFEMARMWRTLMQSVASPVISTSLYFVVFGSAIGSRMGDIDGVSYGAFIIPGLVMLSLLMQSISNASFGIYMPKFSGTIYEVLSAPVSYVEVVLGYVGAAATKSVILGTIILLTARLFVDYSVDHPFWMFFFLVLTSITFSMLGFIIGIWADSFEKLQIVPLMIVTPLVFLGGTFYSIDMLPPIWQTITLFNPVVYLISGFRWAFFGISDVNVVVSAGMTFFFLLLCILAIGYIFKTGYRLRS; from the coding sequence ATGAACATCCACGGTATTCGCGCAATCTATAAGTTCGAAATGGCCCGGATGTGGCGCACCCTGATGCAGAGCGTAGCCTCACCGGTGATTTCAACCTCCCTCTACTTCGTCGTCTTCGGCTCGGCAATCGGATCGCGCATGGGCGATATCGACGGCGTGTCTTATGGCGCCTTCATCATTCCCGGTCTGGTTATGCTTTCGCTGCTGATGCAGAGCATCTCCAACGCGTCCTTTGGCATCTACATGCCCAAGTTTTCCGGCACGATATACGAAGTGCTTTCAGCGCCGGTGTCCTACGTCGAGGTCGTATTGGGCTACGTAGGGGCCGCCGCCACCAAGTCGGTCATCTTGGGCACTATCATCTTGCTCACGGCCCGTTTGTTCGTGGATTACAGTGTCGACCATCCGTTCTGGATGTTTTTCTTTCTAGTACTGACCTCGATCACCTTCAGCATGCTGGGCTTCATCATTGGTATCTGGGCGGACTCGTTCGAAAAACTTCAGATCGTGCCGCTGATGATCGTCACGCCGCTGGTCTTTCTCGGGGGCACCTTCTACTCCATCGACATGCTGCCACCGATATGGCAAACCATCACCCTGTTCAACCCGGTGGTTTACCTCATCAGCGGCTTTCGCTGGGCCTTTTTCGGAATCTCGGACGTCAATGTGGTGGTCAGCGCTGGCATGACCTTTTTCTTCCTATTGCTATGCATCCTGGCCATCGGCTATATCTTCAAAACCGGCTACAGATTGCGGAGCTAG
- a CDS encoding ABC transporter ATP-binding protein: MHPDISVRNVNKTYASGHRALKDINLEIRRGEIFALLGPNGAGKTTLISIICGIVNHTSGTVLADGHDIVTEYRAARAKIGLVPQELSTDAFETVWDTVSFSRGLFGKGPKPEHIEKILRDLSLWDKKDAMIMALSGGMKRRVMIAKALSHEPQILFLDEPTAGVDVELRRDMWEMVRKLRESGVTIILTTHYIEEAEEMADRIGVISQGELILVEEKNALMRKLGKKELRLHLQNPLEALPDGLIDPDLELSDDGSELVYTFDAQREHTGIATLLRRLSEQGIDFKDLRTRESSLEDIFVNLVKAK, encoded by the coding sequence GTGCATCCGGATATCTCTGTCAGGAACGTCAACAAGACCTATGCCTCTGGCCACCGGGCCCTCAAGGACATCAACCTGGAGATCCGCCGGGGCGAGATCTTTGCGCTGCTCGGCCCTAACGGCGCGGGTAAAACGACGCTAATCAGCATCATTTGCGGCATCGTCAATCACACCAGCGGTACCGTTCTGGCTGACGGGCACGACATCGTCACCGAGTACCGGGCGGCCCGCGCGAAGATTGGTCTGGTGCCGCAAGAACTCAGTACCGATGCCTTCGAAACCGTTTGGGATACCGTCAGCTTCAGCCGCGGCCTGTTCGGCAAAGGCCCGAAACCGGAGCACATCGAGAAGATCCTGCGCGACCTGTCCCTGTGGGACAAAAAGGATGCCATGATCATGGCACTCTCCGGTGGCATGAAACGCCGGGTGATGATTGCCAAGGCCCTATCCCACGAACCGCAGATCCTGTTTCTCGACGAACCCACCGCCGGGGTGGATGTGGAGTTGCGGCGGGATATGTGGGAGATGGTGCGCAAGCTTCGGGAAAGCGGCGTCACGATTATCCTGACCACCCACTACATTGAAGAAGCGGAAGAGATGGCTGATCGCATCGGGGTCATCAGCCAGGGAGAGCTGATCCTGGTGGAGGAAAAAAATGCGCTGATGCGCAAGCTGGGCAAGAAAGAATTGCGGCTACATCTGCAAAACCCACTGGAAGCCTTACCCGACGGCCTGATCGACCCGGATCTGGAGCTGTCCGACGACGGCAGCGAATTGGTGTACACCTTCGACGCCCAACGAGAGCATACCGGTATCGCAACGTTGCTGCGCCGGCTTTCCGAACAAGGCATCGACTTCAAAGATCTGCGTACCCGGGAAAGCTCCCTGGAAGACATCTTCGTTAACCTGGTGAAGGCGAAATAA
- a CDS encoding MbcA/ParS/Xre antitoxin family protein, translated as MTQTNATTAQDLHHEERRGQVALKAFFNITAEWDCSQADRQKLLGEIARSTLNNYAKLPAQRLNRDLMERISYIMGIYKALQILYPSRELAARWVHAPNSALPFNGVSAIEFMKRGSILHLAETRRYLDAQRGW; from the coding sequence ATGACCCAAACCAACGCGACCACCGCACAAGACCTTCATCACGAAGAGCGCCGAGGGCAGGTGGCCCTCAAAGCTTTCTTCAATATCACGGCAGAGTGGGACTGTTCCCAGGCGGACCGGCAGAAATTGCTGGGCGAGATTGCCCGCTCGACGCTCAATAATTACGCAAAGCTACCGGCTCAGCGCCTGAACCGGGACTTGATGGAGCGCATCAGCTACATCATGGGGATCTACAAGGCTTTGCAAATTCTCTATCCGTCCCGGGAGCTGGCCGCGCGCTGGGTCCATGCGCCGAATAGTGCCTTGCCGTTCAACGGCGTCTCCGCCATCGAATTCATGAAGCGCGGCAGCATCCTCCATCTGGCTGAAACCCGTCGCTACCTGGATGCGCAGCGAGGCTGGTGA
- a CDS encoding RES family NAD+ phosphorylase: protein MVDYPKPQKTVPQWEAHRIVPSHFPPIDVFESVVSQEEFEIAAEIEGLTNDRLRDLTGDIERVPFEDRVFGAGSTPLMAAFTHLGAASRFTNGDYGVYYAASTLETAIRETVFHRERFLRATQDPPMELTMRCYISRVVLPVDDLRPAIYDALHNSDPAHYPISQRYAAERRQASSHGLLYRSVRHPKGECIAAFRPRTMGLPWQGPHLRYVWNGESITDTFRITRHRSL from the coding sequence ATGGTGGACTATCCGAAACCGCAAAAAACGGTGCCACAGTGGGAGGCCCACCGCATCGTGCCTTCCCACTTTCCGCCGATTGATGTATTCGAATCGGTCGTGTCCCAGGAGGAGTTCGAGATTGCGGCGGAAATCGAAGGCCTGACCAATGACCGGCTGCGGGACTTGACGGGGGATATTGAGCGCGTCCCGTTTGAAGATCGTGTTTTCGGTGCCGGATCCACACCGTTGATGGCGGCTTTTACCCACTTGGGCGCAGCCAGCCGATTTACCAACGGAGACTACGGCGTGTATTACGCCGCGAGTACGCTGGAAACCGCTATCCGGGAGACGGTGTTTCACCGGGAACGCTTTCTCCGCGCGACCCAGGACCCGCCCATGGAACTCACCATGCGCTGCTATATCAGCCGGGTGGTTCTGCCGGTCGACGATCTTCGACCTGCTATCTATGACGCTTTGCACAACTCCGACCCCGCACACTACCCTATCAGCCAACGCTACGCGGCCGAACGTCGTCAGGCGAGTAGCCACGGCCTCTTGTATCGCAGCGTACGCCATCCAAAAGGCGAGTGCATCGCCGCTTTTCGTCCAAGAACCATGGGGTTGCCGTGGCAGGGTCCCCACCTGAGATATGTCTGGAACGGCGAATCCATTACCGATACTTTTCGCATCACGCGCCATCGATCGCTTTAG